The following nucleotide sequence is from uncultured Draconibacterium sp..
AGTAAGATGAGAGGCTAGCTCAGAGGAGCAGCCTCTTTTCTTTTGTATTTTTCGATAATCGTTAGTAATATTAAACTTTGTCATAGTTCTGAACCGAACATTTAAAAAGCATTTTTATGGATACAAAAATCCACCTATTTATAGCCACCAGCATAGATGGTTATATTGCCGATAAAAATGGCGGAATTGATTTTTTATACCGTGTGCCAAACCCTGAGCATAAAGATCTTGGCTACAATGCTTTTATTGAAAAGATGGATGCTATTGTAATGGGGCGGTCGACTTTCGAAACGGTGCTGGGGTTTGATATTCAGTGGCCTTACCAATTGCCGGTATTTGTACTTAGTACAAGCATGTCAAAAATTCCTATAGAGTTAATTGGAAAGGTTGAGATAGTAAACGGAAATCCGGCAGAAATTACTAAACAAATGAACGAAAGGGGTTTTTCGAATATCTACATTGATGGGGGAAGTACGATTCAACGTTTTTTGAAGGAAGATAGGGTTGATGAAATGACTATTTCTACCATCCCCGTTATATTAGGTGGTGGTATTGCTTTATTTGGTGAATTATCGCACCCGCTTGATTTTGAAATGGTTTCATCCGAGGTTTATCTCGATGCCATAACACAGGTAACATACCGGCGAAAACGTTCATGAATATTCTGTTAGCTCTTTTTGCGTTTTACTCCACGCAATGGTTCTGCCTTTAAAGGGTTATCAGGCCAGTGGTGTTTTGGGTAGCGAGCTTTTAATTCTTTTTTCACCTCAAAATAAGTATTATCCCAAAAACTGTTCAAATCATCGGTTACCTGCATGGGCTTAAATCCGGGCGACAAAAGGTGAAGTAAAACTTTAATTGCACCGTTGTTTACCGTTGGAGTTTCAAGTAACCCAAACATTTCCTGTAAACGCACTGCCAAAACCGGGGCTTCACCATTAGGGCCGTATTTTAATTTAATGTTTGAACCACTCGGAACTTCAATTCGCTCCGGTGCCAGTTTATCCAATAGCTGCTGTAATTCATACGAAAGATGATGTTGCAGCACATTTTTTAGCTCGATTTTTTTCGGGTCTTCCGGCTTTTTTACATCGGTAAGGTAGGGCGAAAGCCATTGGTAATTAGTTGTTAACAGATGATTTGTACTAACATCTGGCCAATCGTGATTTTTATCCCATATCTTTAAACTGCCAATACGATTTTGCCATTGTTCCACTTCCGCATTAAAATCGAGTAGCCAGCCACCTTCTTTTTTTACCGCATCAGAAACGGCCTTTATCTTTTGCTCAACATCATAGTTTTGCAAAGGCTTTTGTTGAAGAATAATACTTCCAATTCGCAGTTCTTCAAACGCAGAAAATCCACCTCGTTTTGTATCCCAGCTAATGGATTCAATGGTTTTTACCATAGGTGCCAAATCGCGTGGATTTAGCGGAGATGCCAAAAAGATTCGACCAACACCATCGCGGGCATTTACACTAGCGATCGACAACCAGTCTTCATGCGCAAGATCGTCTTCGTGCCCGGCTGCTGCGATATTGCCGTTAGCCAGTTTAAACTGTGCGTTGTTGCCCGGAGTGGCGTGTGCAATACGTTCCGGGTAAGCATAAGCCAAAAGCAAACCTGTTTCAAACGGATCAGTTGCCGAGTTGTCTTCTTTAACATTGAGCATTTTTTGGTACTGCGCCGATATCTTTGCGATATGTTTCAGTCGCTTGTTTTTTAAACTTCCTGTGCGGTATCGGCGCAATGCTTCAATTCGTAAATTAATATCAATTCCGGCATCGCGGTTTAACGGATCACGCTCTTCTAAAATGGCTGCAATATCGCAAGCCAATGTAGTTAAATCATCGTGTTGTGCTAAAAGCAGCATGTGTGCCAACCTGGGATGACAAGGCAAACTGTGAATTGCTTTTCCGTGTTCAGTAATTCTACCTTCCTCAATGGCATCCAATTGCTCAAGTAATTCGTTGGCCTGCAAAACATGCCCTTTAGGAGGTGGAGTTAACCAGGTAAGTTTGTTAATATCGTTAACGCCCCATTTGGCCATTTCCAATGCCAACGAGGCTAAATCTGCTTCTTCAATCTCGGGCGTACGGTGTTTATTTAACCTGTTATGTGTTGCTTTGGTCCACATACGGTAACAAATGCCCGGGCCAAGCCGTCCGGCTCTTCCAGCTCGTTGGTCGGCCGAATCGAGTGTTATTTCAACAGTTT
It contains:
- the hrpB gene encoding ATP-dependent helicase HrpB; the protein is MKCSLAAKDCLFLCFILRTAILKFNPYTSNLPVTDIIEELKTKLKNTNTLIVNAPPGAGKSTILPLVMLEESWLKGQKIIMLEPRRLAARSIATRLADLLGEKVGSRVGYRIRFDNCVSAATQLEVVTEGILTRMLQSDNALEGIGMIIFDEFHERSLFADVALALSREAQQILRPDLRIMIMSATLNMPKLKQLLNAPALVSEGRQYPVEIYYEGENDLKLLPELTSRIVSKAVKNHDGDILVFLPGEAEIKNTEVILRSKHKEIAIHPLYGQLPPQKQFAAIMPSREGRRKIILATSIAETSLTIEGVNVVVDCGFSRTLKFNANTGLSRLETVEITLDSADQRAGRAGRLGPGICYRMWTKATHNRLNKHRTPEIEEADLASLALEMAKWGVNDINKLTWLTPPPKGHVLQANELLEQLDAIEEGRITEHGKAIHSLPCHPRLAHMLLLAQHDDLTTLACDIAAILEERDPLNRDAGIDINLRIEALRRYRTGSLKNKRLKHIAKISAQYQKMLNVKEDNSATDPFETGLLLAYAYPERIAHATPGNNAQFKLANGNIAAAGHEDDLAHEDWLSIASVNARDGVGRIFLASPLNPRDLAPMVKTIESISWDTKRGGFSAFEELRIGSIILQQKPLQNYDVEQKIKAVSDAVKKEGGWLLDFNAEVEQWQNRIGSLKIWDKNHDWPDVSTNHLLTTNYQWLSPYLTDVKKPEDPKKIELKNVLQHHLSYELQQLLDKLAPERIEVPSGSNIKLKYGPNGEAPVLAVRLQEMFGLLETPTVNNGAIKVLLHLLSPGFKPMQVTDDLNSFWDNTYFEVKKELKARYPKHHWPDNPLKAEPLRGVKRKKS
- a CDS encoding dihydrofolate reductase family protein is translated as MDTKIHLFIATSIDGYIADKNGGIDFLYRVPNPEHKDLGYNAFIEKMDAIVMGRSTFETVLGFDIQWPYQLPVFVLSTSMSKIPIELIGKVEIVNGNPAEITKQMNERGFSNIYIDGGSTIQRFLKEDRVDEMTISTIPVILGGGIALFGELSHPLDFEMVSSEVYLDAITQVTYRRKRS